The Oxalobacter aliiformigenes nucleotide sequence GACCAGATTCCAGACATCCCGCGCCTTCACCCGGCTGTAAACCCATTTGCCGTCAGCCCGTTTGCAAGCCCCTTTTTCTTTCAGACTGTCATTGGGTTCCGCATCGTGCACCAGTTCGAAATCGCTATCTGTCTCGACCGCACGCATGAACGCATCCGTCACACCGACGGATACATTGAAATTGCTGAGCTGATTCCGTTCCTGCTTGACCGTGATGAATTCCAGAATATCCGGATGATCGATACCAAGAACCGCCATTTGGGCACCACGCCGTGCACCAGCCGACTCGACCGTTTCACAGGAGCGGTCAAACACTTTCATATAGGAAATCGGACCCGAGGCACTGCTGCCTGTTCCCCGCACTTTGGCGCCACGTGGACGGATGGATGAAAAATTGTAACCGACACCCCCGCCTCTGCGCATGGTTTCCGCCGCCTGCGCCAGAGCCGTATAAATCCCCGGTTTGCCGTCAACGGTATCCGTTATCGAATCGCCGACCGGCTGGACAAAACAGTTGATAAGCGTCGTCTGCAATCCTGTACCGGCGGCACTGCTGATCCGACCCGCCGGTATGAATCCGTTTTGCATGGCCCACAGAAATTTTCCGGCATACTGTTTCCTGCTTTCGGGGGATTCCACTTCCGCCAGTGCGTGGGCAACTCTTTCCATGACTTCCTGTACAGTCGTCTCGTCGCCTTTGGCATATTTCTCGAGCAATACTTCGGTAGAGATTTCCTGTGGTGCAAACACAGACAACGTATCATTTTCAGAAACTGGCATAACACCTCCCCGGTTCAAACAATCTGTTCGGGAACGACCATTGTCCGGGGTCGGCATTTCCCCGGACAACTCATACAAAACTGCTTCACGGCTTGCCTGCCGTCACGATTCAGATCAACCGCATACCCAGACTGCCGTTCCGCCGGTCAGTCCCTCATCGGTCAACAAGGCCGCAATCAGTCCAGCGCGGCAATCAGCTGGGGAACCAGTTCATTCAGATCCCCGACTATTCCATAGTCAGCAGCCAGAAAAATCGGTGCATCCGGATCCTGATTGATTGCGACAATAGTTCTGGAGTCCTTGATTCCGGCGACATGCTGAATAGCGCCTGAAATACCCACCGCAATATAAAGATCCGGAGCGACAATTTTTCCCGTCTGACCGACCTGCAAGTCATTCGGAACATAACCGGCATCGACTGCTGCACGGGAAGCTCCGACCGCGGCCCCCAGCTTGTCCGCCAGCTGTTCAATCAGTCTGAAATTCTCCGCCGATCCCACACCCTGCCCTCCGGATACAATGATCTTCGCACTGGATAACTCAGGACGGGACGACTTGTCCGTCCGGGACGATACGTAAGACGATCTGCCACTATCGGCAACGGCAGCAATATTTTCAACCGGCACGGCATTGTCACTTTTTTCCGCGGGTGGAAAAGCTGTGGTTCTGACAGTTAATACCTTGATCGTATCTTCCGACTGCACCGTCGCAATGGCATTGCCTGCATAAATCGGCCGTTCGAATGTCTCTTCCGAAACGACCCGGGTGATTTCGGAAATCTGCCCGACATCCAGACAGGCCGCGACACGCGGCATGACAGCTTTTCCGCTGGAAGTGGCCGGAGCCAGTATGTGAGTATAAGCGGCAGCGATGGTCAATATCTGGCGTGCCACGTTTTCCGGCAAAGCATGCTCGAGTGAAGTCGCATCAGCCATCAGTACCTTCGAGACACCGGACACTTTCGACGCTTCTTCGGCAACGCTTTTGCACTGGCAACCGGCCACCAGCAAATGAATATCCTGACCGCACAACAAAGCGGCGCTTACGGTATTCAAGGTACTGTTCTTCAAAGACTGATTGTCATGTTCGGCAATAACGAGAATGGACATTTCTGAATTCCTGTATTGAAAACTGGATAATGATCGAATGAGGCTCAAATCACTTTGGCTTCGTTTTTCAGCCTGGACACCAGCGTGGCAATATCAGGCACCATCTGGACTTCCGAACGGGCAGCCGGTTCGGTTACCTTCAGGGTTTTGAGACGGGAATCTACCGATACGCCCAATTCTTCGGGAGAAGTCGTTTCAACCGGTTTTTTTCTGGCCTTCATCATATTGGGCAACGTCACATAACGCGGTTCATTCAGCCGCAAATCCGCCGTAACGACCGCGGGCAACTGCAACGACAGGGTTTCCTGACCATCATCGATCTCACGCGTGACCAACGCCTTTCCGTTTTCAATGGCAAGTTCCGATACCGAAGTCGCTTGTGGCCAATCAAGCATAGCCGCCAGCATCTGTCCGGTCTGGTTGGCATCATCATCTATCGCCTGTTTGCCCAGAATAACGAGATCCGGCTGTTCCTTTTCAACGATTTTTTTCAGTATCCTTGCTACAGCCAGCGGCTGCAATCCGGCTTCCGTCCTGACCAGAATACTTCTGTCGGCACCAATAGCCATAGCAGTACGCAAGATATCCTGCGATTTTTCCACGCCACATGAAACAGCAATGATTTCTGTCGCGACGCCTGCTTCTTTTTGACGGACCGCTTCCTCGATAGCGATTTCATCAAACGGATTCATCGACATTTTCACATTATCCGTTTCAACACCGCTTCCGTCTGGCTTGATACGAATCCTGACGTTGTAATCTACAACCCGCTTGACGGGTACCAGTATTTTCATGCGTCGCTCCAAAATAACTCGCTGTTTTTCCAATCCTATTTTCTTCTGACAATAATGGTGAAAATACCATTTTCTTCAGTCTGTTCCACCACTTCATTTCCTGTCTGGCTGCCGAAAAAATGAAAATCGCGTACAGCGCCCGGATCAGTCGCCAGAACTTTCAGCAACTGCCCGGATTCCATGTTCGCCAAAGCCTTCTTCGCCTTCAGGATCGGCATCGGACATTTCGTCCCACAGGCATCGACAGTCTGATCGGTTCGCTTCGGATCGTCGTTTTCCATTTTCTGTCAATCAGTCAACCCAGACGTTCCTGTACCCATTTCTTCACGCTCTTCAACGCTTCCGGAAGGCCGCTCGGATCCGACCCGCCTGCCTGAGCCATATCAGGACGGCCTCCCCTTTTTGCCACCGACCTGGCTGGCGACAAAATTGACCAGCTCGCCAGCTTTGATCTTCGATGTCATATCGGAAGTAATACCCGCGATCAGACTGACTTTGCCATCCTTGACCGTTGCCAGAACAATGGCTGCCGTTTTCAGCTTGTCCTTCAGCTTGTCCATGGCATTGCGCAAACCGGGCACGTCGGCCCCCTCAACCATGGAGGCCAACACCTTGATACCACTGACATCGATGGCTTTGCCCGCCAGATCGTCACCCTGGCTGGATGCAAACCGGGCTTTCAGCGTCGACAGCTCCCGATCCAGACCTTTCATTTGATCCTGAAGCTGGACAATCCGGTTAACCAGTTCATCAGGCTGGGTCTTCAGCGCTACCGCCGCTTCATCGACTTTTCGGGACATTTCCTGCACCCAGTGCATTGCGGCAAGCCCCGTCACCGCTTCAATCCGCCGGATTCCGGCAGCGACACCGCCTTCCGAAACGATTTTGAAAAATCCGATATCCCCTGTCCGGGAAACATGGGTACCACCGCACAATTCACAGGAAAACCCGATATCGAGCACACGAACCACATCACCGTATTTTTCGCCGAAAAGAGCCGTCGCACCATGTGCGATCGCCTCATCGAAACTCATCTGCTGTGCCTGTGTCGGAGTATTGGCGACGATTTCCCGATTGACAATTTCCTCAACCTGGCGGATTTCGTCATCCGTCACCGGTGCATTATGACTGAAGTCAAAACGGGTTTTGTCCGGATCGACCAGCGACCCCCGTTGTGCGACATGCGCTCCCAGGACCTGACGCAAAGCCTTGTGCATCAGATGGGTAACGGAGTGATTGCGCATCGTTTGCGCACGCAATTCCATATTGACACGTGCATCCACCTTGTCGCCCAGCGAAACCGTTCCGTTGACAACCTTGCCATGATGTCCGGCCACATCAGCCTGGATTTTTTGCGTATCTTCCACTTCAAAACGCATATGCTGGCCTGCCAGTACACCCACATCACCGACCTGCCCCCCCGATTCAGCATAAAACGGCGTGGTATCCAGCACGACGACACCGCTTTGGCCCTCTTCAATCCTGTCAACAGGTGTTCCATCCCGATACAGGGCCACCACCGTCCCGGTTTCTTCCAGGCGTTCATAACCGACAAAACGGGTTTTTTCACCGTTATACTCCAGAACGGCTGCCATTTTGAATTTACCCGAAGCACGTGCTGCCGCTTTCTGTTTTTCCATGGCAATATCAAATCCGGCCTCATCGACAGAAATATTCCGTTCACGACAAATATCGGCTGTCAGATCCAGCGGAAAGCCATAGGTATCATAAAGCGTAAAGGCCGTCTCGCCATCCAGAACCCGTGGTTCTTTCGCCAGCGCCGCTTCCAGAATTTTCATGCCATTATCGAGTGTTTCGCCGAAACGTTCTTCCTCATGACGCAAAACCCGCTGGACATAGCCGGCCGCTTCCGTCAGTTCCGGATAGGCCGCGCCCATTTCCCTGACGAGATCGTCAACCAGTTTGTAAAAAAACGGCTTTGTCTGACCCAGTTTGTACCCGTGGCGAAGTGCACGGCGGATGATACGGCGCAATACATAACCATGCCCGTCGCTTCCCGGAATAAGACCGTCAACAATCATGAAAGCGCTGGCACGAATATGATCGGCGATGACTTTCAGGGAATTGTCTGTCAAATCTGCCGTATCCGTTTCGCGTGCCGCGGCCTTGATGAGATTCTGGAACAGGTCGATATCGTAATTGCTGTGAACATGCTGCAATACGGCAGCCAGACGTTCCAGCCCCATGCCGGTATCGACACACGGACGCGGCAATGGCGTCATATTTCCCTGTTCATCGCGATTGAACTGCATGAACACGAGATTCCATATTTCGATATAACGGTCGCCATCCTCGTCCGGACTTCCCGGAGGCCCTCCGGCAATTTCAGGACCGTGGTCGTAAAAGATTTCCGTACACGGACCACACGGACCGGTATCCGCCATCTGCCAGAAATTGTCGGATGCGTAACGCGCTCCCTTGTTGTCACCGATACGGACAATCCGTTCCTTCGGCAAACCGATCTCATCGGCCCAGATACCATAGGCCTCATCGTCTTCCTGATAGACGGTCGCCCACAGTTTTTCCGGAGGCAATTTATATACTGTCGTCAGCAAATCCCATGCAAAATGGATGGCATCGCGCTTGAAATAATCACCGAAACTGAAATTGCCCAGCATTTCGAAAAAAGTATGGTGCCGCGCCGTATAACCGACATTCTCGAGATCGTTATGCTTCCCTCCTGCACGGACACATCGCTGCACGGACGTCGCGCGGGTATAGGGACGTTTGTCCAGTCCCAGAAAAACATCCTTGAACTGGACCATACCGGCATTCGTCAACATCAGGGTCGGGTCATTGGCCGGAACCAGTGGACTTGAACGGACGACCGTATGGCCTCTTGCTTTGAAAAAACTCAGAAACTTTTCACGAATTTCGGCAGATTTCATTTTTATTGTAGAAAGCAGTAAAGCTGAAAAAAAGGATTATAAAAGAAAAATACCCGACATATTTGCCTGTTTGGTTCGATGTGAACGAGTCAGGATTTCAGCAATATCCGGAATATCCCTGCACAAAAAGCGGCGCAGGTCATTTCGTGGGGAAAACATGTCCGGTTTTTTCATCAATACAGCCAAAGAACATTCATCCGGTTCCAACAGGAAACTGCCTTCGCTTACAGGCAGTTTCCCTGATTGCAGTACAGGCCGATTCATCCAATCCATTTACGGGCATTGCGGAACATGCGCATCCAGGGTGAACATTCTCCCCAGAAATCCGGAGCCCAGGATTGTTGCACCGTTTTAAACACCCTTTCGGCATGCGGCATCAGTACCGTAAAGCGGCCATCAGGGGTCGTCACGGATGTAATACCCTGCGGAGAACCATTCGGATTCAAGGGATAAACTTCCGTCGGCATGCCATTATGATCGATATAACGCATGGCAACGAGAACCTTGCCCATATCTCCCTGTTGCGAAAAATCGGCCCTGCCTTCCCCGTGTGAAACCACAATCGGGGCTTTCAGTCCATCCATATCCCTGAAAAATATGGACGGCGACTTCGGAATCTCGACCATCACAAAACGGGCTTCGAACTGTTCCGAACGGTTACGGACAAACTTGGGCCATGCTTCGGCCCCCGGGATGATCGTTGCCAGATTGCTCATCATCTGACAGCCATTGCAAATACCCAGTGCAAAAGTATCCTGCCGGACGAAAAAGGTTTCGAACTGTTCTTTCAGTCTCTCATTGAACAGAATCGTTTTCGCCCATCCTTCTCCGGCGCCCAATACGTCTCCATAGGAAAAACCGCCGACGGCGACCATGCCCTTGCAGTCGTCCAGAGACAGTCTTCCGTCAATCAGATCGCTCATATGCACATCGACCGATTCAAACCCTGCCTTGTGCATGACATAAGCCGTTTCAACGTGGGAATTGGATCCCTGTTCACGCAGTATGGCGACACGCGGACGGATTCCCCTGGCAATAAACGGCGCCGCAATATCTTCTTCCATATCGAAAGGCACCAGTGGCGTCATTCCGGGATCGGACGTATCCAGAATCCGGTCATATTCCATATCCGCACATTCGGGATTGTCCCGCAAGCGGGCAATACGCCAGCTCGTTTCACTCCACAAGCGATGCAGACCGACACGGGAATGGGTATAAACAGGCATACCGCGCAATTTGAATTCCAGTATCTCGCCCTCGGTTACGGAACCCAGATAATGGGTGGCCGCTTCAAGACCGGCTGTCCTCAGCCTTGATTTCACCTTGTCCAGATCACTGAAACGGACCTGAATGACGGCTCCCAGTTCCTCATTGAACAGTACGGAGAGAAGGTTCTCCCTATCCGAACCTTTGGCAAGAGCGGCATTGACGACATAATCCAGATCGATATCCAGCCCGCAACGGCTTGCGAAAGCCATTTCACACAAGGTGGCAAACAACCCGCCATCGGAACGGTCATGATAGGCCAGAAGCACCCCGTCACGATTCAGTTTCTGTATCGCGACAAAAAATGCTTTCAGGTCATTTGCACTGTCGACATCCGGTACCGATGAACCGATCTGCCGGGTAACCTGGGCCAGTGCCGAAGCACCCATCCGGTTTTTTCCCCGACCAAGATCAATCAGAATAAGTGCCGTTTCCCCGGCATCCAGATCCAGTTGCGGAGTCAACGCACCGCGAACATCGGTCACCGGCGAGAAAGCGGAAACAATCAGGGAAACAGGTGACATGACTTCTTTTTCGGTCTCACCATCCTTCCAGGTCGTTCTCATCGAAAGAGAGTCCTTGCCGACCGGAATGCTGATCCCCAGTTGAGGGCAAAGATCAAGTCCGACGGCCCTGACGGTATCGAACAGCGCCGCATCCTGTCCGGACTGTCCGCAGGCGGCCATCCAGTTGGCAGACAGCTTGATATCGGAAATATCATCTATCGGAGCGGAAGCGATATTGGTCAGTGCCTCACCGATTGCCATGCGACCTGAAGCCGGTGCATCGATAACGGCCAGCGGCGTTCTTTCACCCATTGCCATCGCCTCGCCTGCATAGCCCTCGAAACTCATCAGCGTCACGGCACAATCCGCCACAGGAACCTGCCAGGGGCCGACCATCTGGTCCCGGCTCGTCAAACCGCCAACGGAACGGTCCCCAATCGTGACCAGAAACGACTTGTCACCTACGGTCGGCAACAGCATGACATCACGCGCGACCGTCTCCAGATCGAGCTGATCCAGTCTGACGGAAGGATAATGATGCACGACATGAGTGACATCACGATGCATCTTCGGAGGTTTGCCCAACAGGACATCCATCGGCATATCGACCGGATTGTTGCCATATTCCGGATCGATGACTTTCAGTTGCCTTTCTTCCGTCGCCACGCCGACGATAGCGTAAGGACACCGTTCACGGCCGCACAACTGGTCAAACAGTTCGATATTTTCCTGGGCAACAGCCAGTACATACCGTTCCTGCGATTCGTTACTCCATATTTCGCGTGGCGACAGGCCGCTTTCTTCCAGCGGCACGTTTCGCAAATCGAATACGGCGCCCCTGTTGGCATCATGAGTGATTTCAGGAAACGCGTTCGACAGCCCCCCTGCACCGACATCATGAATGGAAAGGATCGGATTGTTTTCCTTCAACGCCCAGCAGGCATTGATGACTTCCTGTGCACGACGCTGCATTTCAGGATTGCCGCGCTGGACAGAATCGAAATCCAGATCCGCTGTATTGGCGCCTGTCGCCATGGAAGACGCCGCGCCACCTCCCATACCAATACGCATTCCGGGACCGCCCAGCTGGATCAGAAGCGTTCCGACCGGAAGAGGATCTTTCTTTGCGTGGATATCCGCTATCGAACCGATACCACCTGCTATCATGATCGGTTTGTGGTAACCGAATACCTTTCTGTTGACGTTCTGTTCATAGGTACGGAAATAGCCGGTCAGATTGGGACGGCCGAATTCATTATTGAACGCGGCACCGCCAATCGGCCCTTCAATCATGATCTGCAAAGGCGATGCGATCCTGTCGGGTTTTCCGTATACCGTATTGCCATCGTTTTTCTTTGCCGCTGTAACATCCTCATCGCTTTCCCAGCTTCGCAATGCACCCGGCAATTGCAGGTTGGATACCGTAAAACCGGTCAGACCGGCCTTCGGTTTTGCGCCACGTCCTGTTGCGCCTTCATCGCGTATTTCGCCCCCGGAGCCCGTCGCCGCGCCCGGAAAAGGAGAAATGGCTGTGGGATGATTGTGCGTTTCCACTTTCATCAGAATATGGGCCAACTCCTCATTGGGACGATAAACATAATCCCCTTTTCC carries:
- a CDS encoding electron transfer flavoprotein subunit alpha/FixB family protein, whose amino-acid sequence is MSILVIAEHDNQSLKNSTLNTVSAALLCGQDIHLLVAGCQCKSVAEEASKVSGVSKVLMADATSLEHALPENVARQILTIAAAYTHILAPATSSGKAVMPRVAACLDVGQISEITRVVSEETFERPIYAGNAIATVQSEDTIKVLTVRTTAFPPAEKSDNAVPVENIAAVADSGRSSYVSSRTDKSSRPELSSAKIIVSGGQGVGSAENFRLIEQLADKLGAAVGASRAAVDAGYVPNDLQVGQTGKIVAPDLYIAVGISGAIQHVAGIKDSRTIVAINQDPDAPIFLAADYGIVGDLNELVPQLIAALD
- a CDS encoding electron transfer flavoprotein subunit beta/FixA family protein, which encodes MKILVPVKRVVDYNVRIRIKPDGSGVETDNVKMSMNPFDEIAIEEAVRQKEAGVATEIIAVSCGVEKSQDILRTAMAIGADRSILVRTEAGLQPLAVARILKKIVEKEQPDLVILGKQAIDDDANQTGQMLAAMLDWPQATSVSELAIENGKALVTREIDDGQETLSLQLPAVVTADLRLNEPRYVTLPNMMKARKKPVETTSPEELGVSVDSRLKTLKVTEPAARSEVQMVPDIATLVSRLKNEAKVI
- a CDS encoding sulfurtransferase TusA family protein, which codes for MENDDPKRTDQTVDACGTKCPMPILKAKKALANMESGQLLKVLATDPGAVRDFHFFGSQTGNEVVEQTEENGIFTIIVRRK
- the purL gene encoding phosphoribosylformylglycinamidine synthase; translated protein: MLILPGSNALSAFRAKRLLSALQEIDPAITEVAARYLHFIDGGDALSKEELSRLSTLLTYGDPFAGPEKGEEYVVVPRAGTISPWSSKATDIVHNCGLEDVRRVERGVSYRIQRQNDAAAVSDEKRLALAGKLHDRMTEMVIARRDDADVLFRELEAKPLESVDILSGGKDALVRANGELGLALSDDEVDYLLDAFAKAGRNPTDVELMMFAQANSEHCRHKIFNADWTIDGEDQSGSLFAMIRNTHEKHPGKTIVAYKDNSSIIEGKKVMRFYPQGGKGDYVYRPNEELAHILMKVETHNHPTAISPFPGAATGSGGEIRDEGATGRGAKPKAGLTGFTVSNLQLPGALRSWESDEDVTAAKKNDGNTVYGKPDRIASPLQIMIEGPIGGAAFNNEFGRPNLTGYFRTYEQNVNRKVFGYHKPIMIAGGIGSIADIHAKKDPLPVGTLLIQLGGPGMRIGMGGGAASSMATGANTADLDFDSVQRGNPEMQRRAQEVINACWALKENNPILSIHDVGAGGLSNAFPEITHDANRGAVFDLRNVPLEESGLSPREIWSNESQERYVLAVAQENIELFDQLCGRERCPYAIVGVATEERQLKVIDPEYGNNPVDMPMDVLLGKPPKMHRDVTHVVHHYPSVRLDQLDLETVARDVMLLPTVGDKSFLVTIGDRSVGGLTSRDQMVGPWQVPVADCAVTLMSFEGYAGEAMAMGERTPLAVIDAPASGRMAIGEALTNIASAPIDDISDIKLSANWMAACGQSGQDAALFDTVRAVGLDLCPQLGISIPVGKDSLSMRTTWKDGETEKEVMSPVSLIVSAFSPVTDVRGALTPQLDLDAGETALILIDLGRGKNRMGASALAQVTRQIGSSVPDVDSANDLKAFFVAIQKLNRDGVLLAYHDRSDGGLFATLCEMAFASRCGLDIDLDYVVNAALAKGSDRENLLSVLFNEELGAVIQVRFSDLDKVKSRLRTAGLEAATHYLGSVTEGEILEFKLRGMPVYTHSRVGLHRLWSETSWRIARLRDNPECADMEYDRILDTSDPGMTPLVPFDMEEDIAAPFIARGIRPRVAILREQGSNSHVETAYVMHKAGFESVDVHMSDLIDGRLSLDDCKGMVAVGGFSYGDVLGAGEGWAKTILFNERLKEQFETFFVRQDTFALGICNGCQMMSNLATIIPGAEAWPKFVRNRSEQFEARFVMVEIPKSPSIFFRDMDGLKAPIVVSHGEGRADFSQQGDMGKVLVAMRYIDHNGMPTEVYPLNPNGSPQGITSVTTPDGRFTVLMPHAERVFKTVQQSWAPDFWGECSPWMRMFRNARKWIG